One window of Nicotiana tomentosiformis chromosome 11, ASM39032v3, whole genome shotgun sequence genomic DNA carries:
- the LOC138901547 gene encoding uncharacterized protein: MPDNTTTTVALNTTGGIPTIDSNNAYFLHSFDAPGMSLVNTTFDGRGFQGWRRSVLITLFAKNKIGFINGACPTPSITSRDYQPWSRCNDMVKSWLLNSLSKYIGDNVIYSKSSKDLQTSLEHRFDQSNRAKLYHLRKELSRLVQGTSDIARYFTKLKRLWDELNSLNYDVKCNCLCVCEGKQKLEKSLDDERLIQLLMGLNDSYGQARGTIPMMNPLSSINHAYSLECKADAKEPNAT; this comes from the exons ATGCCCGATAATACTACAACCACAGTGGCTCTGAACACCACTGGAGGAATTCCTACCATCGACTCAAACAATGCATATTTTCTTCATTCTTTTGATGCACCAGGAATGTCTCTTGTCAACACAACTTTTGATGGAAGAGGATTCCAAGGATGGAGAAGGTCTGTACTTATAACACTATTTGCTAAAAATAAAATAGGATTCATCAATGGTGCTTGCCCTACTCCATCTATCACTTCTAGAGACTATCAGCCTTGGAGCAGGtgtaatgacatggtaaaatcCTGGTTGCTCAACTCATTGTCTAAATACATAGGAGACAATGTCATTTACTCTAAATCTTCTAAAGATCTCCAGACCAGCCTTGAACATAGGTTTGACCAGTCAAATAGAGCTAAGCTCTATCACCTGAGGAAGGAATTATCAAGGTTAGTACAGGGAACTAGTGACATAGCAAGATACTTTACAAAACTCAAACGTTTATGGGATGAATTGAATTCACTTAACTATGATGTGAAGTGCAATTGCTTGTGTGTTTGTGAAGGGAAGCAAAAATTAGAAAAGTCACTAGATGATGAAAGGCTTATTCAGCTTCTTATGGGTTTAAATGATAGTTATGGTCAAGCAAGGGGAACCATCCCGatgatgaaccccttatcaagcatAAACCATGCATATTCCCTG GAGTGCAAGGCAGATGCAAAGGAACCCAATGCAACATAA